The following coding sequences are from one Arachis hypogaea cultivar Tifrunner chromosome 7, arahy.Tifrunner.gnm2.J5K5, whole genome shotgun sequence window:
- the LOC140174376 gene encoding protein FAR1-RELATED SEQUENCE 5-like, which yields MHAKCIIEVNDEAGIRPNKTFLALANEVGGPSNLGFSEKDVRNYISSTLRSTNVNADVKEMLNYFMRMKELSPNYFYAVNLNEDNKFMSAVWVDARCRASYEYYGDVVSFDTTYSTNWHGLPFAAFIGVNHHGKSTLLGCALLDSEEISSFEWVFTQWLECMGTAPKGIITDQCKSMFGTIKKFVHEFDNVLGTKEQKELEDDTADSRGLIPCLTRSAIERRFQKEYTNEMFRDVQTEFGKKADCTIRAVDEQGDSARVKVEEEILVYETTQYVTFDVHFDHSTHEVRCDCNLFESAGILCCHYLVVLSSYKVNEVPSCYVLPRWSKNIKRKHTYIKNSHDIRCSNESHNIFRGLCAHFYNVAQEFVNCDDEADILHNVLEDARAKLVDYCGRMRNNTVATTHNSIVTDPSTVFGTEDIQAPSKDNPVESTANQDSEAFAQQIAKQGLGGFMSLLNSFDNT from the exons ATGCATGCGAAGTGTATCATTGAGGTTAATGATGAGGCGGGCATTCGACCCAACAAGACCTTTCTTGCATTAGCCAATGAAGTTGGTGGGCCTTCGAACTTGGGCTTCTCAGAGAAGGACGTCAGGAATTATATTTCATCAACACTCCGATCCACAAATGTCAATGCAGATGTCAAGGAGATGCTGAATTACTTCATGCGAATGAAGGAGTTGAGTCCGAACTACTTTTACGCAGTGAATTTAAATGAGGATAACAAGTTTATGAGTGCAGTTTGGGTTGATGCAAGGTGTAGGGCATCTTATGAATACTACGGAGATGTGGTCTCATTTGATACCACATATAGCACAAATTG GCATGGATTGCCGTTTGCTGCTTTCATTGGTGTGAACCACCATGGTAAGTCTACTTTGCTAGGCTGCGCTCTGCTAGACAGTGAGGAGATCTCGAGTTTTGAGTGGGTGTTCACACAATGGCTGGAGTGCATGGGAACGGCACCGAAGGGCATCATCACAGACCAATGCAAGTCTATGTTTGGTACAATTAAGAAG TTCGTCCACGAGTTTGACAATGTCCTAGGAACGAAGGAGCAAAAGGAACTTGAGGACGATACTGCAGACTCGAGAGGTTTAATCCCATGTTTAACTAGATCAGCCATCGAGAGACGATTTCAAAAAGAGTATACCAACGAGATGTTTAGGGATGTCCAAACGGAGTTTGGCAAGAAGGCTGATTGTACTATTCGTGCCGTGGATGAACAGGGCGACTCAGCTAGGGTAAAAGTGGAAGAGGAAATACTAGTCTATGAGACGACCCAATATGTTACGTTTGACGTCCATTTTGACCATTCGACTCACGAGGTTCGATGTGATTGCAACTTGTTCGAGAGTGCAGGTATATTATGTTGCCACTATCTTGTAGTACTTTCATCTTACAAAGTTAATGAGGTGCCTTCCTGCTATGTTTTACCTCGTTGGAGTAAGAACATAAAGCGCAAGCACACCTACATTAAGAATAGCCATGACATCAGATGTTCAAATGAAAGCCACAACATATTCAGAGGGTTGTGTGCACATTTCTACAACGTTGCGCAGGAATTCGTGAACTGTGATGATGAGGCAGACATACTGCATAATGTTCTGGAGGATGCAAGGGCCAAGCTAGTAGATTACTGTGGCAGGATGCGGAATAACACTGTCGCTACTACACACAATAGCATTGTCACAGACCCTTCAACCGTTTTCGGCACAGAGGACATTCAGGCCCCATCAAAG GATAATCCTGTAGAATCTACTGCAAATCAAGATTCGGAGGCTTTCGCTCAGCAGATTGCTAAGCAAGGACTTGGTGGATTCATGTCGCTGTTAAACTCCTTTGATAATACCTAG